The Brassica oleracea var. oleracea cultivar TO1000 chromosome C6, BOL, whole genome shotgun sequence genome includes a region encoding these proteins:
- the LOC106300004 gene encoding B2 protein, translating to MDNNNNQQTFWQFSDQLRVQTPHNFSLNDSIWSTSYKRTDDRRNFDISADKNPIQYPNHNNNNNASSDNNNNNAASWNTWKSSSNGFGPIGSKPTSNNVNFNHADKFSSWKFNSDVNGDFNKGIYSSSPKSYGLNFKNKGIIDEDHHQIPQKAGGGGKKNRKNHNHQKNNNNNKEDDHKNNNDKRFKTLPPAEALPRNETIGGYIFVCNNDTMEENLKRQLFGLPPRYRDSVRAITPGLPLFLYNYSTHQLHGIYQAASFGGTNIELTAFEDKKCPGESRFPAQVRAITRKVCLPLEEDSFRPILHHYDGPKFRLELTVPEVLSLLDIFAEQNP from the exons ATGGATAATAACAATAATCAACAAACGTTTTGGCAGTTCAGCGATCAATTGAGAGTCCAGACGCCGCACAATTTTTCCTTAAACGACTCCATCTGGAGCACCTCCTACAAACGCACCGACGACCGTCGAAACTTCGACATTTCCGCCGACAAAAACCCCATCCAGTATCCGAATCATAACAACAACAATAACGCTTCTTCCGACAACAACAACAACAACGCTGCTAGCTGGAACACCTGGAAGTCGAGCTCCAACGGTTTCGGACCCATCGGCTCAAAACCGACATCCAACAACGTCAACTTCAACCACGCCGACAAATTCAGCAGCTGGAAATTCAACTCCGACGTCAACGGCGATTTCAACAAGGGCATCTATTCCTCCTCTCCCAAGAGCTATGGCTTAAATTTCAAGAACAAGGGGATCATCGATGAGGATCATCATCAGATCCCCCAGAAAGCAGGAGGAGGAGGGAAGAAGAACAGGAAGAATCACAATCATCAGAAGAATAATAACAACAACAAGGAAGATGATCACAAGAACAACAACGACAAGAGGTTTAAGACTCTTCCTCCCGCGGAGGCTCTTCCCAGGAACGAGACCATCGGTGGTTACATCTTCGTCTGCAACAACGACACCATGGAGGAGAATCTCAAGCGCCAGCTTTTCGGTTTGCCTCCCAGATACAGGGACTCCGTCAGAGCCATCACTCCCGGTCTTCCCCTCTTCCTCTACAACTACTCCACTCACCAGCTTCACGGTATTTACCAGGCCGCTAGCTTTGGTGGAACCAACATTGAGCTCACCGCCTTTGAAGACAAGAAATGCCCTGGCGAGTCTCGGTTCCCTGCTCAGGTGAGGGCCATCACGAGGAAAGTTTGTTTGCCACTCGAAGAAGATTCCTTCCGTCCCATTCTCCACCACTACGACGGCCCTAAGTTCCGCCTCGAACTCACCGTCCCTGAG GTTCTTTCTCTATTGGACATTTTTGCTGAGCAAAACCCTTGA